The following are from one region of the Bacillus methanolicus MGA3 genome:
- a CDS encoding ABC transporter permease, giving the protein MLLQMVKKDLLMFWRRPRELIVLLLMPFVLICILGNALSAVNNGEIPDISVKVGVIQKDHPEKGIEQIMEDLNNLPIPGEQKNQIKNGISKFHPIAVLTEEIFKSNELKDIIKVEQISEQEAEKNKKQYSGIIEIPENFTYDFYRKAIFHEKKEPQLKVQLNESEGLEAGVLRDILSTFQQDMSLIAAANSDGFHPESMDLLKQTHRSLGSIETITAKEPISSVAYYAVGMSVMFIFYVASTVATYAYEQKESLVFNRIILANVPVFIFFLGIFVSATIVAFCQLNILYGLAAVIFKVHWPNFINYLAITVALSLMIGGFAVFLSSLSYRSNYKKTSNIFSSFLVPILTFVGGGFFPVSQLGKSFEKFSSYTPVGAGVSAYLKAMQGYPIGKIYTELLAIVILAMILITFALILQPKRGEAV; this is encoded by the coding sequence ATGCTGCTTCAAATGGTAAAAAAAGATTTATTAATGTTTTGGCGGCGTCCCCGCGAATTGATTGTGCTTCTTCTAATGCCATTTGTTTTGATCTGTATTCTCGGCAATGCTCTTTCGGCTGTTAACAATGGGGAGATTCCTGATATAAGCGTGAAGGTTGGGGTTATTCAAAAGGACCATCCCGAAAAAGGAATTGAGCAGATCATGGAGGACTTGAACAATCTGCCTATACCGGGAGAGCAAAAAAATCAAATAAAAAATGGAATCAGCAAGTTTCATCCGATCGCTGTCCTAACCGAAGAAATTTTTAAAAGCAATGAATTAAAAGACATTATCAAAGTGGAGCAAATCTCTGAACAGGAAGCAGAAAAAAATAAAAAACAATATAGCGGCATTATCGAAATCCCGGAAAATTTTACGTATGATTTTTATCGGAAAGCTATATTTCACGAAAAAAAAGAACCGCAGTTAAAAGTTCAATTAAATGAATCCGAAGGACTTGAAGCTGGAGTGCTTCGGGATATTCTTTCAACCTTTCAGCAAGACATGTCGTTGATTGCTGCTGCAAATTCAGATGGGTTTCATCCAGAAAGCATGGATTTGCTGAAGCAAACGCATCGAAGTTTAGGCTCAATAGAAACGATTACTGCCAAAGAACCTATTAGTTCTGTTGCCTATTATGCAGTCGGAATGAGTGTCATGTTTATCTTTTACGTAGCTTCAACGGTTGCCACTTATGCTTATGAACAAAAAGAAAGTCTTGTTTTTAATCGAATCATACTTGCAAATGTACCTGTATTTATCTTTTTCTTAGGAATTTTTGTTTCTGCAACAATAGTCGCCTTTTGTCAGCTGAACATTCTTTATGGCCTTGCCGCGGTCATTTTCAAGGTGCACTGGCCTAATTTCATCAATTATTTGGCGATTACTGTTGCGCTGTCACTTATGATTGGAGGTTTTGCCGTATTTTTATCTTCTTTAAGCTATCGCAGCAATTATAAAAAGACTTCCAATATCTTCTCATCATTTCTGGTACCAATTTTAACTTTTGTAGGAGGCGGTTTCTTTCCTGTCTCGCAGTTGGGAAAATCGTTCGAAAAATTCAGCAGCTACACGCCGGTCGGCGCAGGAGTCTCTGCTTACTTAAAGGCAATGCAGGGGTATCCAATTGGAAAAATATATACTGAACTGCTGGCAATCGTGATTTTGGCAATGATTCTTATTACATTTGCTCTAATTCTTCAGCCAAAAAGAGGTGAAGCGGTATGA
- a CDS encoding YisL family protein — MTHAHITAWFLALVLFFIALGLHKSGKAKGFRVVQMILRVFYILIVATGVWMLTSISTISLLYILKSAVGLWVIAMLELILIRTAKQQRTSTLWIQFVVAFLLVLYLGFKLPLGFHFL; from the coding sequence ATGACACACGCCCATATTACTGCCTGGTTTTTAGCACTTGTTCTATTTTTCATTGCGCTGGGCCTTCATAAAAGCGGAAAAGCAAAAGGATTTAGAGTAGTACAGATGATTCTGAGAGTATTTTACATACTAATTGTAGCTACCGGTGTATGGATGTTAACAAGTATTTCCACTATCAGTTTGCTCTATATCTTAAAGTCTGCAGTCGGGCTATGGGTAATTGCCATGCTTGAATTGATTTTAATCCGGACGGCCAAACAACAAAGAACTTCGACTTTATGGATCCAATTTGTCGTTGCTTTTTTGCTTGTCTTGTATTTAGGATTTAAGCTTCCGTTAGGATTTCATTTCCTATAA
- a CDS encoding ATP-binding cassette domain-containing protein gives MLEVVNLSKHFKNKKAVNSVNLYLEKGETVGLLGPNGAGKSTTISMISSLIRPTEGDIRLGNNSILKTPQKLRKILGVVPQEVALYMELTARENLEFFGAIHQIPKQELRKRIEEVLEIIGLKDREKELVKTFSGGMKRRLNIGAALLHNPEIVIMDEPTVGIDPQSRNYILETVKRLNKEKKMTVLYTSHYMEEVEYLCDRIYIMDSGRIIASGTKEDIKSILSQEQSILIKVEMLKGTFLEALEQIPGIKNISAKEPYVTIIVPKQVHILKDIFKAAEETETNIVSVNIETPTLEDVFLHLTGRQLRD, from the coding sequence ATGTTAGAGGTTGTCAATCTTTCAAAGCATTTTAAAAATAAAAAGGCAGTAAACAGTGTAAATTTGTATTTGGAAAAGGGAGAAACGGTTGGATTGCTTGGACCAAACGGAGCAGGAAAGTCTACCACCATTTCGATGATTTCTTCGCTAATCCGTCCTACAGAAGGAGATATAAGACTGGGGAATAACAGCATTTTAAAAACGCCTCAAAAACTTAGGAAAATATTAGGAGTTGTACCTCAAGAAGTGGCCCTGTATATGGAACTAACGGCCCGTGAAAATTTAGAATTTTTTGGCGCTATTCATCAAATACCGAAACAAGAGTTAAGAAAGCGGATCGAAGAAGTTTTGGAGATTATTGGTTTAAAAGACAGAGAGAAAGAGCTTGTCAAAACATTTTCCGGTGGAATGAAGAGGAGGTTGAATATCGGGGCAGCGCTTCTCCATAATCCTGAAATTGTCATTATGGATGAACCTACTGTCGGGATTGACCCGCAGTCACGAAATTATATCCTCGAAACGGTAAAACGGCTGAATAAAGAGAAAAAAATGACGGTTTTATACACGAGCCATTACATGGAGGAAGTGGAATATTTATGTGACCGTATTTACATTATGGATAGTGGCCGCATCATTGCATCCGGGACAAAAGAGGATATTAAAAGCATTTTATCCCAAGAACAGTCCATTTTAATTAAAGTTGAAATGCTGAAAGGGACTTTTCTGGAAGCTTTGGAACAAATTCCGGGAATTAAAAACATTTCTGCCAAAGAACCGTATGTAACGATCATTGTTCCTAAGCAGGTTCATATTTTAAAAGATATATTTAAAGCTGCTGAAGAAACCGAAACGAATATTGTTTCTGTTAATATTGAAACCCCGACATTAGAAGATGTCTTTCTGCACTTAACAGGCAGGCAATTAAGGGATTAG
- a CDS encoding response regulator transcription factor: MIRILLVEDQSMVRQGLKMIIEQDEEFSVIGEAENGREAIAFLENHAVDVVLMDVRMPVMNGLEAAHKIKQRWPEIKIIILTTFNDEEYALQAFKDGVSGFLLKTADGPKLIHSIRSSINGGISIHEQVAAKVMPKLLQKPAAPPANLPLTPRELEITKMVGQGKTNKEISAELYLSIGTVKNHLTQILDKLELRDRTQLAIFAVKNNII; the protein is encoded by the coding sequence ATGATTCGAATTTTGTTGGTTGAGGATCAGAGTATGGTTCGTCAAGGACTTAAGATGATTATCGAACAAGATGAAGAATTCTCTGTAATAGGAGAAGCGGAAAACGGAAGAGAAGCTATTGCTTTCCTTGAAAATCATGCAGTCGATGTTGTTTTGATGGATGTTCGTATGCCTGTCATGAACGGTCTCGAAGCGGCCCATAAAATTAAACAAAGATGGCCGGAAATTAAAATCATCATTCTGACGACCTTTAACGATGAAGAATATGCTTTACAGGCATTCAAGGACGGGGTAAGCGGATTTTTATTAAAAACCGCTGATGGGCCAAAATTAATCCATTCCATTAGAAGCTCCATAAACGGTGGGATCTCGATACATGAACAAGTAGCAGCAAAAGTGATGCCAAAGCTTTTGCAAAAGCCGGCAGCACCTCCTGCAAACCTTCCATTAACACCTAGGGAATTAGAAATCACAAAAATGGTCGGTCAAGGCAAAACGAATAAAGAAATTTCAGCCGAACTGTATTTGTCAATTGGAACCGTTAAAAACCATCTGACGCAAATTCTGGATAAATTGGAACTGCGCGATCGAACCCAACTTGCTATTTTTGCAGTAAAGAATAATATCATATAA
- a CDS encoding sensor histidine kinase: MIPIIKKKWIPYWILSFSSAATLLLTEDMPFWIFVAIAFFYVFEAGRDLMPANFRVLLISIFIFIGAIFYFHYSFFYWSIYIGISLNIFMVLFYCNSFQNELFYQRDLYDQLLDEYRKLKRLALENERTARLEERTRIAREMHDSVGHKLTVLNMQIGMMLTENKTDLLLQMKEIVEDSLKETRRAVRALETDEIEGISSVIHLIRKLEAESHLRVHFTTKQGVLGVSLSNQHSVVLYRVIQEALTNAMKHAFSKEVYVTLGVSPIGQLTLEIKNKIHSHKPFHEGFGLRNIKERMIEIGGNITIFQTDNHFIIQGTMPREGENHDSNFVG; this comes from the coding sequence ATGATTCCAATTATCAAAAAGAAATGGATTCCATACTGGATCTTATCTTTTTCTTCAGCCGCTACCCTCTTGTTAACAGAAGACATGCCTTTTTGGATTTTTGTTGCGATTGCATTTTTTTATGTTTTTGAAGCGGGCCGGGATTTAATGCCTGCAAACTTTCGGGTACTTTTGATTTCAATTTTTATATTCATAGGAGCAATATTTTATTTTCATTATTCATTTTTTTATTGGAGCATTTACATAGGAATTTCGTTAAATATCTTCATGGTTCTTTTTTATTGCAACAGCTTCCAAAATGAACTCTTTTATCAGCGTGACTTGTATGATCAACTTCTTGATGAATATCGAAAGCTAAAAAGACTTGCTCTTGAAAATGAACGGACCGCCAGGCTTGAAGAGCGGACGCGAATTGCAAGAGAGATGCATGATTCCGTTGGACATAAGCTTACGGTATTAAATATGCAGATTGGGATGATGCTGACAGAGAATAAAACAGATTTGCTTTTGCAAATGAAGGAAATCGTTGAAGACAGCCTTAAAGAAACAAGAAGGGCAGTACGTGCCCTTGAAACGGATGAGATCGAAGGAATTTCTTCGGTGATCCATTTAATACGGAAACTGGAGGCCGAGAGCCATTTAAGAGTACATTTTACAACAAAGCAGGGAGTTCTTGGTGTTTCTTTATCAAACCAACATAGTGTTGTATTGTACAGGGTGATTCAGGAAGCATTAACAAACGCAATGAAGCATGCATTTTCCAAAGAAGTGTATGTTACCCTTGGCGTCTCACCTATTGGACAGTTAACACTTGAAATAAAAAATAAAATCCATTCGCATAAACCTTTCCATGAAGGTTTTGGGTTGAGGAATATAAAGGAGCGGATGATTGAAATCGGCGGTAACATTACTATTTTTCAAACAGACAATCATTTTATTATTCAAGGAACAATGCCGAGAGAAGGTGAGAATCATGATTCGAATTTTGTTGGTTGA
- a CDS encoding fumarylacetoacetate hydrolase family protein, whose translation MKFVTAKDKNGVFVGIVNEENNSVLPIRKAEERRSGELHFPVTMIECIALGDDFIKKVENLIEWVNNSEGGKELYVPLEKVELLAPIPRPAKNIFCVGKNYAEHAIEMGSKDDIPEHVMVFTKAPTTVIGHQQKVLNHLKVTKELDYEGELAVVIGKAGKAIKKEEALDYVFGYTIINDITARDLQSRHKQFFIGKSLDATCPMGPWIVHKSVIENPNQLNIQTKVNGEMRQNSNTKHFIFPVEEIISVLSAGMTLEPGDIIATGTPAGVGKGFKPPRFLNPGDVIEVSIEKIGTLTNQIADE comes from the coding sequence ATGAAATTTGTAACAGCAAAAGATAAAAATGGAGTGTTTGTTGGGATTGTAAATGAAGAAAACAACAGTGTGCTTCCGATTAGAAAGGCAGAAGAACGTCGTTCAGGTGAACTACATTTTCCAGTGACGATGATAGAATGCATTGCTCTCGGAGATGATTTTATTAAAAAAGTAGAAAACCTGATAGAATGGGTCAATAACAGTGAAGGAGGAAAAGAATTATATGTTCCCTTAGAGAAAGTGGAACTGCTTGCTCCCATTCCTAGGCCGGCAAAAAATATATTTTGTGTAGGCAAAAATTATGCTGAACATGCAATTGAAATGGGAAGCAAGGATGATATTCCCGAACATGTAATGGTATTTACGAAAGCTCCCACTACAGTCATTGGTCATCAACAAAAGGTTCTTAACCATCTAAAAGTGACAAAAGAGCTTGATTATGAAGGAGAATTGGCAGTTGTTATTGGAAAAGCGGGAAAAGCAATCAAGAAAGAAGAGGCGCTTGATTATGTATTCGGCTATACGATTATCAATGATATTACAGCTAGAGATCTCCAAAGCCGCCACAAACAGTTTTTCATTGGGAAAAGCCTTGATGCAACTTGTCCAATGGGACCTTGGATCGTCCATAAATCAGTAATTGAAAATCCTAATCAATTAAATATTCAAACAAAAGTGAATGGGGAAATGAGACAAAACTCCAATACAAAACACTTTATCTTCCCTGTAGAGGAAATTATTTCTGTTCTTTCTGCCGGAATGACGCTTGAACCTGGCGACATTATTGCAACCGGAACACCTGCAGGGGTAGGGAAAGGCTTTAAGCCGCCAAGGTTTTTAAATCCGGGTGATGTCATTGAGGTCTCCATCGAAAAAATAGGAACATTAACCAACCAAATTGCCGATGAATAA